The following are from one region of the Achromobacter xylosoxidans genome:
- a CDS encoding ABC transporter ATP-binding protein, with product MMAIVPNTTQPPAAANVAPTLSVRGLSVEFPTRHGVLVATRDISFDIQPGEILGMVGESGAGKSLTGMAVIGLLEPPGRLGGGEIHLAGRRIDNLPPKARQRLRGKEIGAIFQDPLTSLHPLFTVGDQLVETIRHHDKVSAQAARQRALELLLAVGIPAADKRIDHYPHQFSGGMRQRVVIALALAARPALIIADEPTTALDVSVQAQITALLRRLCREQGTSVLLVTHDMGVIAETADRVAVMYAGRIVEIGPVLDVLRRPGHPYTQGLMNAIPGLRQRAARLNQIDGAMPRLHAMPDGCAFHPRCAMAGPRCSQQRPPLAASPAGATVSACWLHQGGVAHAA from the coding sequence ATGATGGCCATCGTTCCCAACACCACGCAGCCGCCGGCCGCGGCCAACGTCGCGCCGACCCTGTCCGTGCGCGGCCTGTCGGTCGAATTCCCCACGCGCCACGGTGTCCTGGTCGCCACGCGCGACATCAGCTTCGATATCCAGCCCGGCGAGATCCTGGGCATGGTCGGCGAATCCGGCGCCGGCAAGTCGCTGACCGGCATGGCGGTGATCGGCTTGCTGGAGCCGCCCGGACGGCTGGGCGGCGGCGAGATCCATCTGGCGGGCAGGCGCATCGACAACCTGCCGCCCAAGGCGCGCCAACGCTTGCGCGGCAAGGAAATCGGCGCGATCTTCCAGGATCCGCTGACCAGCCTGCATCCGCTGTTCACGGTGGGCGACCAGCTGGTCGAGACAATCCGCCATCATGACAAGGTGAGCGCTCAGGCGGCGCGCCAGCGGGCGCTGGAGCTGCTGCTGGCCGTGGGCATTCCGGCGGCGGACAAACGCATTGACCACTATCCGCACCAGTTCTCGGGTGGCATGCGCCAGCGCGTGGTGATCGCGCTGGCCTTGGCGGCGCGGCCGGCGCTCATCATCGCCGATGAACCCACCACGGCGCTGGACGTATCGGTGCAGGCGCAGATCACGGCGCTGTTGCGCCGCCTTTGCCGCGAGCAGGGCACCTCGGTGCTGCTGGTGACGCACGACATGGGCGTGATCGCCGAGACCGCCGACCGCGTGGCGGTGATGTACGCGGGCCGCATCGTCGAGATCGGACCGGTGCTGGACGTGCTGCGCCGGCCAGGCCACCCCTACACGCAAGGCCTGATGAATGCGATTCCCGGCCTGCGCCAGCGCGCGGCCCGGCTGAACCAGATTGACGGCGCCATGCCGCGCCTGCACGCCATGCCCGACGGCTGTGCTTTCCACCCGCGCTGTGCGATGGCGGGGCCGCGCTGCA